The Ananas comosus cultivar F153 linkage group 7, ASM154086v1, whole genome shotgun sequence genome has a window encoding:
- the LOC109712805 gene encoding uncharacterized protein LOC109712805 produces MAFVSQRGCGSNRYKGRGRGHNFNSRGRGFPETTQGGRSGGYQSTPPPGADRATLTSSTSNNPWTCQICKKRGHDALRCLFRFDNNYQSDDIPRGLAALHITDVHDDEWHPDTGANAHITDKPGNLTNLVPYSESDSVMVGNGTSLPITHVGTGSFGNVLLIKANPAYAKYRDKPFPAYNSIAFLCGSTVATGHYGMLSETMQPPTVVSSSSSSPSEAGTGGNETGGQCRSSPSPTPPLGQPAVGGYASGSGHSSAGKRPRSPPPSAQTRKQCTSSARRKKKSDLGAEALVEMVEIGKQKLEIAREMINIAKASQSTISLIDVCMSRVFNLVSRTDIRAIAAGMSLRAESDRQLFMTLNDELALVWIDLQIEGTSTFACQQQILRHFAMCCLLEV; encoded by the exons ATGGCTTTTGTGTCCCAACGGGGATGCGGAAGTAATCGGTACAAAGGTCGAGGTAGAGGCCACAACTTCAACTCTCGAGGCCGGGGTTTTCCTGAGACAACCCAAGGTGGCAGATCAGGGGGCTATCAATCTACTCCGCCGCCTGGGGCTGATCGTGCAACCTTGACTTCCTCTACCAGCAACAATCCTTGGACTTGTCAAATTTGTAAAAAGCGAGGCCATGATGCTCTGCGATGCTTGTTTCGTTTCGATAACAACTATCAAAGTGACGACATTCCCCGTGGTCTTGCTGCTCTCCATATCACTGATGTGCATGATGATGAATGGCATCCCGACACTGGTGCCAATGCTCATATCACAGATAAGCCAGGTAACCTTACTAACTTGGTTCCATATTCTGAATCTGATAGTGTGATGGTAGGAAATGGAACTTCCCTACCGATTACTCATGTGGGTACTGGCTCTTTTGGTAATG TACTTTTGATTAAGGCGAATCCCGCATACGCGAAGTATAGGGATAAACCATTTCCTGCTTATAACAGTATTGCCTTCTTGTGTGGATCAACTGTGGCGACCGGCCACTACGGGATGTTGTCAGAAACAATGCAACCACCTACTGTTGTTAGTTCATCGTCGTCTTCACCTA GTGAGGCAGGCACCGGCGGTAATGAAACCGGCGGGCAGTGCAGATCTTCGCCTTCTCCTACCCCACCTCTCGGCCAACCGGCTGTTGGAGGTTATGCTAGTGGATCTGGACATAGCTCGGCAGGTAAACGACCTAGGTCCCCACCACCCTCTGCACAGACACGCAAACAATGTACTTCCTCTGccaggagaaagaagaagagtgaCCTTGGAGCAGAGGCATTGGTTGAGATGGTAGAGATCGGAAAACAAAAGCTCGAGATTGCACGAGAAATGATAAATATAGCGAAGGCTAGTCAATCGACAATCTCACTAATTGACGTTTGTATGAGCAGAGTTTTTAATCTAGTGAGCAGAACGGATATACGTGCCATTGCGGCTGGGATGTCATTGCGGGCTGAGTCGGATAGACAACTTTTTATGACGCTGAATGATGAGCTTGCACTTGTGTGGATTGACCTCCAA ATAGAGGGTACTAGCACTTTCGCATGTCAACAACAAATTTTACGGCACTTTGCGATGTGCTGCTTGCTCGAGGTTTGA